From a single Micromonospora carbonacea genomic region:
- a CDS encoding trans-sulfuration enzyme family protein: MTGIGTTAIHGDDGLHPPGAVSPPIVQSATFGAESDERFTEVATQVRPDAFYTRYGNPNHAQAAAVVAELEGVETGLVTASGMGAVTTIALALLSAGDHVIVQRSTYGGTTSLATGLLTRFGVTCTQVDQTDVDAFARALTPRTRLLLVETPSNPLLELTDLTAVIELAHAHGAYAVVDNTFATPVNQRPAALGADLVWHSATKFLGGHSDVTAGVVVGSAELVDRVWRTAIVTGATLGPIDAWLLLRGIRTLPLRMARHNDNALALARELEAHPAVARVRYPGLPSHPQHDLATKQMSGYGGVFSLDLAGGQPAAATLLAELRLAKRAASLGSVSTLVVHPRSMWAGIVDTAQLAATGIGEGLVRVSTGIEDTADLLADFTRALDAVTGRTA; encoded by the coding sequence GTGACCGGCATCGGCACGACCGCGATCCACGGCGACGACGGCTTGCACCCGCCGGGCGCGGTGTCGCCCCCGATCGTGCAGAGCGCCACGTTCGGGGCCGAGAGCGACGAGCGGTTCACCGAGGTCGCCACGCAGGTGCGCCCCGACGCCTTCTACACCCGCTACGGCAACCCCAACCACGCCCAGGCGGCCGCCGTCGTGGCCGAGCTGGAGGGCGTCGAGACGGGCCTGGTCACCGCCTCCGGGATGGGCGCGGTCACCACCATCGCGCTGGCCCTGCTCAGCGCCGGGGACCACGTGATCGTGCAGCGCAGCACGTACGGCGGCACCACCTCGCTGGCCACCGGCCTGCTCACCCGGTTCGGGGTGACCTGCACCCAGGTCGACCAGACCGACGTCGACGCGTTCGCCCGCGCCCTGACCCCGCGCACCCGGCTGCTGCTCGTGGAGACCCCCAGCAACCCGCTGCTGGAGCTGACCGACCTGACCGCCGTGATCGAGCTGGCCCACGCCCACGGCGCGTACGCCGTCGTGGACAACACGTTCGCCACCCCGGTCAACCAGCGGCCGGCGGCCCTCGGCGCGGACCTGGTCTGGCACAGCGCCACGAAGTTCCTCGGCGGCCACTCCGACGTCACCGCCGGGGTGGTCGTCGGCTCCGCCGAGCTGGTCGACCGGGTCTGGCGGACCGCCATCGTCACCGGCGCGACGCTGGGCCCGATCGACGCCTGGCTGCTGCTGCGCGGCATCCGCACGCTGCCGCTGCGGATGGCCCGGCACAACGACAACGCCCTCGCCCTGGCCCGGGAGCTGGAGGCGCATCCGGCGGTCGCCCGGGTCCGCTACCCGGGGCTGCCCAGCCACCCCCAGCACGACCTGGCCACCAAACAGATGAGCGGGTACGGCGGCGTGTTCAGCCTCGACCTGGCCGGCGGCCAGCCGGCGGCGGCCACCCTCCTCGCCGAGCTGCGGCTGGCCAAGCGGGCCGCCAGCCTCGGCAGCGTGAGCACCCTCGTGGTGCACCCGCGTTCCATGTGGGCGGGGATCGTCGACACCGCGCAGCTCGCCGCCACCGGCATCGGGGAGGGCCTCGTGCGGGTCTCCACCGGCATCGAGGACACCGCCGACCTGCTCGCCGACTTCACCCGCGCCCTCGACGCGGTGACCGGGCGGACGGCCTGA
- a CDS encoding helix-turn-helix domain-containing protein has product MSASSRFAVRLRELLRERGVSFRALAARTYYGKSYLHDLAHGRKPPTPEVAARLDDALAAGGELVCLAGVLRDGRWEIDCAALWRHRDAEQLADLLVTTVPGPDNAAELAHQWLIADPPQRYELSAGRQVGTETVARVERRVGQLRRLDDHVGGAQTYAMVIAELEATAGLLRAGTHSEVVGRRLLAAAADLCQLAGFVAEDAGRTADARRYYLAGMRAAHAAGDTASAANCLSTLSYLEASTGDRREAVTLARSAYAGGRQAAEATGRALLLERVAWAHARVGEASQAERALGMVEEAYAGRDPSAAPPWAYWLSPDEVEIMAGRVWTELRRPLRAVPILERVTAGYGSEVPRESSLYLTWLAEALLQAGEVERAADVAGRALELARRAQSQRATRRVAELRRLLVEVAANSVAAREFVDLSTDLSVTVSVVPGGQ; this is encoded by the coding sequence ATGTCCGCATCGTCGCGCTTCGCCGTGCGTCTACGAGAACTGCTCCGAGAGCGTGGCGTCAGTTTCCGGGCCCTCGCCGCCCGCACCTACTACGGCAAGAGCTATCTTCACGACCTCGCCCACGGCCGCAAGCCGCCGACGCCCGAGGTGGCGGCGCGGCTGGACGATGCCCTCGCTGCCGGCGGCGAACTGGTCTGCCTCGCGGGCGTTCTCCGCGACGGGAGATGGGAGATCGACTGCGCTGCCCTGTGGCGGCACCGCGACGCCGAGCAGCTCGCCGACCTGCTGGTCACCACGGTGCCCGGCCCGGACAACGCGGCCGAGTTGGCGCACCAGTGGTTGATAGCGGATCCTCCGCAGCGCTACGAGCTGAGCGCAGGCCGGCAGGTGGGCACCGAGACCGTGGCTCGCGTCGAGCGCCGGGTGGGACAGCTCCGCCGCCTGGACGACCACGTCGGCGGGGCACAGACGTACGCGATGGTGATCGCCGAACTGGAGGCCACCGCCGGCCTGCTGCGCGCGGGCACCCACTCCGAGGTGGTCGGTCGGCGGCTGCTTGCCGCAGCGGCGGACCTCTGCCAGCTTGCCGGATTCGTCGCCGAGGACGCCGGCCGGACCGCCGACGCGCGGCGGTACTACCTGGCCGGAATGCGAGCCGCGCACGCGGCGGGGGACACCGCCAGCGCGGCCAACTGCCTGAGCACGTTGAGCTATCTGGAGGCGAGCACCGGGGACCGGCGGGAGGCGGTCACGCTGGCCAGATCCGCGTACGCCGGGGGCCGGCAGGCGGCCGAGGCGACGGGCCGGGCGCTGCTGCTGGAGCGGGTCGCGTGGGCGCACGCCCGTGTCGGTGAGGCGAGCCAGGCGGAGCGGGCACTGGGCATGGTGGAGGAGGCGTACGCGGGTCGCGATCCGAGCGCCGCGCCGCCGTGGGCGTACTGGCTGAGCCCGGACGAGGTGGAGATCATGGCGGGCCGGGTGTGGACGGAACTTCGCCGGCCGCTGCGCGCGGTGCCGATCCTCGAACGGGTGACCGCCGGCTACGGCTCCGAGGTGCCCCGGGAGTCGTCGCTGTACCTCACCTGGCTGGCCGAGGCCCTACTCCAGGCCGGTGAGGTCGAGCGGGCGGCGGACGTGGCGGGACGGGCGCTGGAGTTGGCGCGACGGGCACAGTCGCAGCGGGCGACGCGGCGGGTCGCCGAGCTACGGAGGCTCCTGGTGGAGGTTGCCGCGAACTCGGTGGCGGCGCGGGAGTTCGTTGACCTGTCCACGGACCTGTCCGTCACCGTTTCGGTGGTGCCGGGCGGACAGTAG
- the pip gene encoding prolyl aminopeptidase yields MGHPLVEPYDQGMLDVGDGHRVYWEVSGNPDGMPAVAVHGGPGGSSSPGTRRLFDPARYRLVQFDQRGCGRSTPHASDPAADLRHNTTDHLLADMERLREHLGVDRWLLFGNSWGSTLGLAYAQRHPQRVSAIVLVGVTMSRRSEIDWLYRGVGRFFPEQWRRFVDAVPAADRPAIAPGRGPAAELLTAYARLLEHPDAQVRQRAAIAWLTWEDAVVSLEPNGKPDAYRDQPPDDQVAFVRLCAHYFSHGAWLADDALLRDAHRLAGIPGVLVHGRFDLGAPLETPWSLARAWPDAELIVVDDSGHTGSDTMRRHLRAALDRFAPVSPTG; encoded by the coding sequence ATGGGGCACCCGCTGGTGGAGCCGTACGACCAGGGGATGCTCGACGTGGGCGACGGACACCGCGTCTACTGGGAGGTGTCCGGCAACCCGGACGGCATGCCGGCCGTGGCCGTGCACGGCGGCCCCGGCGGCAGCTCGTCGCCCGGCACGCGCCGCCTGTTCGACCCGGCCCGCTACCGGCTCGTCCAGTTCGACCAGCGCGGCTGTGGGCGCAGCACCCCGCACGCCAGCGACCCGGCCGCCGACCTGCGGCACAACACCACCGACCACCTGCTGGCCGACATGGAGCGGCTGCGCGAGCACCTCGGCGTCGACCGGTGGCTGCTGTTCGGCAACTCGTGGGGCTCCACCCTGGGCCTCGCGTACGCCCAGCGCCACCCGCAGCGGGTCAGCGCGATCGTCCTCGTCGGGGTCACGATGAGCCGCCGGTCGGAGATCGACTGGCTGTACCGGGGCGTCGGCCGGTTCTTCCCCGAGCAGTGGCGGCGGTTCGTCGACGCCGTGCCGGCCGCCGACCGCCCGGCGATCGCGCCGGGCCGGGGCCCGGCCGCCGAGCTGCTCACCGCGTATGCGCGGCTGCTCGAACATCCGGACGCGCAGGTCCGCCAGCGGGCCGCGATCGCCTGGCTCACCTGGGAGGACGCCGTCGTCTCCCTGGAACCGAACGGCAAGCCGGACGCCTACCGCGACCAGCCGCCGGACGACCAGGTCGCCTTCGTCCGGCTCTGCGCGCACTACTTCTCGCACGGGGCCTGGCTCGCCGACGACGCCCTGCTGCGCGACGCCCACCGGCTCGCCGGCATCCCCGGCGTGCTCGTGCACGGGCGCTTCGACCTCGGCGCGCCGCTGGAGACGCCGTGGTCGCTGGCCCGCGCCTGGCCCGACGCGGAGCTGATCGTGGTCGACGACTCCGGGCACACCGGCAGCGACACGATGCGCCGGCACCTGCGCGCCGCACTCGACCGGTTCGCCCCGGTGTCACCGACCGGGTGA
- a CDS encoding amino acid adenylation domain-containing protein codes for MPLTGACLHRLVEAQADRTPDAEAVRAGDRALTYRQLDEAANRLARVLLAHGVAGQDRVGVCLPRDTDLVVALLAVLKAGAAYVPLDPAYPPARVAFMTEDSGARLVLTRTGLADRFGRTALPLDTLDVGAAPADRPDVDADPAGLAYVIYTSGSTGRPKGVAIEHRSASALMGWTRSAFCAQELGGVLAATSVCFDLSVFEIFGPLCWGGRVLLVDDVLALAGPDAAALPVTLVNTVPSAMSELLAADALPAGVRTVCLAGEPLTAALAARVLARPGVRRLLNLYGPSEDTTYSTWAEVTADGGVPPIGRPLPHTRAYVLAADGMPVPPGTPGELYLAGAGLARGYLDRPEETAARFLRDPFRPGERMYRTGDRVRLRPDGQLEFLGRLDDQVKLRGYRIELGEVAAALADLPGVREAAAAVRTGPSGDPILVGYLVGARRDDVPARLRERLPAPLVPATVVWLDRMPTTPSGKVDRAALPTPGWEAADTPHPAAAPPVCDPAAVRPAPGPWGNEG; via the coding sequence GTGCCACTCACCGGCGCCTGCCTGCACCGCCTGGTCGAGGCCCAGGCCGACCGGACCCCCGACGCCGAGGCGGTGCGCGCCGGCGACCGGGCGCTGACCTACCGGCAACTCGACGAGGCGGCCAACCGGCTCGCCCGGGTCCTGCTGGCGCACGGCGTCGCCGGCCAGGACCGGGTCGGCGTCTGCCTGCCCCGCGACACCGACCTGGTGGTGGCCCTGCTGGCGGTGCTCAAGGCCGGCGCGGCGTACGTGCCCCTCGACCCGGCGTACCCACCCGCCCGGGTGGCGTTCATGACCGAGGACTCCGGCGCCCGGCTGGTGCTCACCCGCACCGGCCTGGCCGACCGCTTCGGCCGCACCGCGCTGCCCCTGGACACCCTCGACGTGGGCGCGGCACCCGCCGACCGGCCCGACGTGGACGCCGATCCCGCCGGGCTCGCCTACGTCATCTACACCTCCGGCTCCACCGGCCGGCCCAAGGGCGTGGCCATCGAGCACCGCTCCGCCTCGGCGCTGATGGGCTGGACCCGGTCCGCCTTCTGCGCGCAGGAGCTGGGCGGTGTGCTGGCCGCCACCAGCGTCTGCTTCGACCTGTCGGTGTTCGAGATCTTCGGCCCGCTGTGCTGGGGCGGGCGGGTGCTGCTGGTCGACGACGTCCTCGCCCTCGCCGGCCCCGACGCCGCCGCGCTGCCGGTCACCCTGGTCAACACCGTCCCCTCGGCGATGAGCGAGCTGCTCGCCGCCGACGCCCTGCCGGCCGGCGTACGCACCGTCTGCCTGGCCGGCGAGCCGCTGACCGCGGCCCTCGCCGCCCGCGTCCTGGCCCGCCCCGGGGTACGCCGGCTGCTCAACCTCTACGGCCCGTCCGAGGACACCACCTACTCGACCTGGGCGGAGGTCACCGCCGACGGGGGCGTCCCGCCGATCGGCCGGCCGCTGCCGCACACCCGGGCGTACGTGCTGGCCGCCGACGGCATGCCGGTGCCGCCCGGCACGCCGGGGGAGCTGTACCTGGCGGGCGCGGGCCTGGCCCGGGGCTACCTCGATCGGCCTGAGGAGACCGCCGCCCGGTTCCTCCGCGACCCGTTCCGCCCCGGCGAGCGGATGTACCGCACCGGCGACCGGGTCCGGCTGCGCCCCGACGGGCAACTGGAGTTCCTGGGCCGCCTCGACGACCAGGTCAAGCTGCGCGGCTACCGCATCGAGCTGGGCGAGGTCGCGGCGGCCCTGGCCGACCTGCCCGGCGTGCGGGAGGCCGCCGCCGCCGTGCGCACCGGGCCCAGCGGCGACCCGATCCTGGTCGGCTACCTGGTCGGCGCGCGCCGCGACGACGTGCCGGCCCGGCTGCGCGAGCGGCTGCCCGCCCCGCTGGTGCCGGCGACGGTGGTGTGGCTGGACCGGATGCCGACCACCCCGAGCGGCAAGGTGGACCGGGCGGCCCTGCCGACGCCCGGGTGGGAGGCGGCCGACACTCCGCACCCGGCCGCCGCCCCGCCGGTCTGCGACCCGGCGGCCGTCCGGCCCGCCCCCGGCCCCTGGGGGAACGAGGGATGA
- a CDS encoding carbon-nitrogen hydrolase family protein — protein sequence MREPFRVAAAQIEAVGGDLAGNAAAHVAAVAEAAALGARVVVFPELSLCGYDYPLLTADVARCEVEVGDAVLRTVGGACRAHRVTAVVGGCARRADGWAIAAFVVGPDGAVAATYHKRHLDADERAVFVAGHTDTMVQLGGWRLGLGVCYDASFPEHARGLALAGADAYLVSGAFTVGDSDHRRGVYFPARALENTGYVLFANYAGAHGGWRFAGHSAVYGPDGRALAAAGTAAGLAVADLDDAVLRRQRDSQRMLRDRAAPAPAPAPVVVVP from the coding sequence GTGCGCGAGCCGTTTCGGGTCGCCGCCGCGCAGATCGAGGCGGTCGGCGGCGACCTGGCCGGCAACGCGGCGGCCCACGTCGCGGCCGTCGCCGAGGCCGCCGCCCTCGGCGCCCGCGTGGTCGTCTTCCCCGAGCTGTCGCTGTGCGGGTACGACTACCCGCTGCTCACCGCCGACGTCGCCCGCTGCGAGGTCGAGGTGGGCGACGCGGTCCTGCGGACGGTGGGCGGGGCCTGCCGGGCGCACCGGGTGACCGCCGTGGTCGGCGGCTGCGCCCGGCGCGCCGACGGGTGGGCCATCGCCGCGTTCGTCGTCGGCCCCGACGGCGCGGTGGCCGCCACGTACCACAAGCGGCACCTCGACGCCGACGAGCGCGCGGTGTTCGTCGCCGGCCACACCGACACGATGGTGCAGCTCGGCGGCTGGCGGCTCGGCCTCGGCGTCTGCTACGACGCCAGCTTCCCCGAGCACGCCCGGGGCCTGGCCCTGGCCGGCGCGGACGCCTACCTGGTGTCCGGCGCGTTCACCGTCGGCGACTCCGACCACCGGCGCGGCGTCTACTTCCCGGCCCGCGCCCTGGAGAACACCGGCTACGTGCTGTTCGCCAACTACGCGGGCGCGCACGGCGGCTGGCGCTTCGCCGGCCACAGCGCCGTCTACGGCCCCGACGGGCGGGCCCTGGCCGCCGCCGGCACCGCCGCCGGGCTCGCCGTCGCCGACCTCGACGACGCGGTCCTGCGCCGCCAGCGCGACAGCCAGCGGATGCTGCGCGACCGGGCCGCCCCGGCGCCCGCCCCGGCCCCGGTCGTCGTCGTACCCTGA